In one window of Aphidius gifuensis isolate YNYX2018 linkage group LG4, ASM1490517v1, whole genome shotgun sequence DNA:
- the LOC122854856 gene encoding BTB/POZ domain-containing protein KCTD3 isoform X1, translating into MAMMHSLNMGDIIHLNVGGTRFSTSRQTLTWIPDSFFTALLSNRIASRQDETGALFIDRDPKLFSIILNYLRTRDIDLKSTNIKILRHEAEYYSLTPLIKRLVLCEDLVQSSCGDVLFYGSLPPPNIPLQETINTPTCSSDVSVHGRTSSSSLTTTASTTATTSTSTSTLRTESSQIIASTNSQANNNNSSSIQNQKPPLSNHTRNSSLDYRVSQRGLPHSHSRNPSLDLRHVRNSSADMNKMFKNDIGLVFSQQQVSGWVDPLRVQIIKAHHNWIVIGYAHFITCYRLKDSSGWQHVFTSPHIESIIDRIAINAKMGTSADGKMVAISYGSQVRLWSVSEDGIKTNIGTFNLKVRVEYLFFIGSQLVALSQTGKIGVWHAMSQHWQIQDVVSISSFDTAGSFLLLGCNNGSIYYIDMQKFPLRMKDNDLLVTELYKDPNPDPITAISVYLTPKTTQGLCGNWIEIAYGTKSGSVRVIVQHPETVGHGPQLFQTFTVHQSSVTKVTLSEKYLVSVCSEYNHVRSWAVTRFRGMISTQPGSTPEASFKIVSLESVDSCISYSAGNDFGPFGEQDDEQVFVQKVVPETDQLFVRLASNGKRVCVIQSVDGSVISSFCVHECEGSSRMGSRPRRFIFTGHSNGAIQMWDLTTALDHQAKNFIGGPTPEELWKLLDHCDLSNSHCSTPCISPCPSAISMSCPRLKASNIQFLNQSQNAEQVAGPSQL; encoded by the exons atggcTATGATGCACTCTCTAAACATGGGAGATATTATTCATCTAAATGTTGGAGGAACCAG ATTTTCAACATCTCGTCAAACACTTACATGGATACCAGATTCATTTTTTACAGCATTATTGAGTAATAGAATAGCCAGTCGTCAAGATGAAACTGGtgcattatttattgatagaGATCCCAAgctattttcaataatattaaattatttaagaacacgtgatattgatttaaaaagtactaatattaaaatattaagacATGAAGCTGAATATTACAGTTTAACACCATTAATTAAAAGATTGGTACTATGTGAAGATTTAGTACAATCATCATGTGgtgatgtattattttatggctcattaccaccaccaaatataccactacaagaaacaatAAATACACCAACATGTAGTAGTGATGTATCAGTACATGGTagaacatcatcatcatcattaacaacaacagcatcaacaacagcaacaacatcaacatcaacatcaacactAAGAACAGAATCATCACAAATAATAGCATCAACTAATAGCcaagcaaataataataatagcagctctatacaaaatcaaaaacCACCATTATCAAATCATACAAGAAATTCATCACTTGATTATAGAGTATCACAAAGAGGTTTACCACATTCACATTCACGTAATCCATCATTAGATTTACGTCATGTACGTAATAGCTCAGCTGATatgaataaaatgtttaaaaatgatattggtCTTGTATTTAGTCAACAACAag TTTCAGGATGGGTTGATCCTTTAAgagtacaaataataaaagctcATCATAATTGGATTGTCATTGGTTATGCACATTTTATAACTTGTTATCGTTTAAAAGATTCATCTGGATGGCAACATGTATTTACAAGTCCTCATATTGAATCAATTATTGATAGAATTGCAATAAATGCTAAAATGGGTACAAGTGCTGATGGTAAAATGGTTGCAATATCATATGGTAGCCAAGTACGTCTTTGGAGTGTATCTGAAGATggtattaaaacaaatattggtacatttaatttaaaagtacgtgttgaatatttattttttattggtaGCCAATTAGTTGCATTATCACAAACTGGTAAAATTGGAGTTTGGCATGCAATGTCACAACATTGGCAAATACAAGATGTTGtatcaatttcatcatttgaTACTGCTGgatcatttttattacttgGTTGTAATAATggatcaatttattatatag atatGCAAAAATTTCCACTACGAATGAAAGACAATGATTTGCTTGTAACTGAATTATACAAAGATCCAAATCCTGATCCAATAACTGCAATATCTGTTTATTTAACACCAAAAACGA CACAAG gtCTCTGTGGAAATTGGATTGAAATAGCATATGGAACAAAGTCTGGAAGTGTTAGAGTTATTGTCCAGCATCCAGAAACTGTAGGTCATGGTCCTCAATTATTCCAAACTTTTACAGTTCATCAAAGTAGTGTAACAAAG GTAACATTGTCAGAAAAATATTTGGTATCAGTATGTTCTGAATATAATCATGTCAGAAGTTGGGCAGTTACACGTTTTCGTGGTATGATATCAACTCAGCCAGGATCAACACCAGAAGCaagttttaaaatagtttCATTGGAATCAGTTGATAGTTGTATCAGTTATTCAGCTGGCAATGATTTTG gTCCATTTGGTGAACAAGATGATGAACAagtttttgtacaaaaagttGTTCCTGAAACTGATCAATTATTTGTTAGACTTGCATCAAATGGTAAACGAGTATGTGTTATTCAATCTGTTGATGGAAGTGTTATTAGTTCTTTTTGTGTACATGAATGTGAAGGATCAAGTAGAATGGGATCAAGACCAAgaagatttatatttactggaCATTCAAATGGAGCTATACAAATGTGGGATCTTACAACAGCTCTTGATCATCaag ctaaaaattttattggtgGACCAACACCTGAAGAATTATGGAAATTATTAGATCATTGTGATTTAAGTAATAGTCATTGTTCAACACCTTGCATAAGTCCATGTCCATCTGCAATTTCAATGAGTTGTCCTCGACTTAAAGCAAGCAATATTCAATTTCTCAATCAATCACAAAATGCAGAACAAGTTGCTGGTCCAAGTCAACtataa
- the LOC122854858 gene encoding SAGA-associated factor 11 homolog, with protein MSVTEEKIQEFDKKFLEFMNKPENFDNTVNEMYDDLLDEVLMGFVFEVHRTMKTGCSDVEEGIPDNESYTIVDSPGLDVFGQHPIKKFQECNCPNCDRGVAACRFATHLEKCMGMGRNSSRIASRRIANSTRDTLNNFAGISDDDDDADWSLSNDKRKRRKERNGIKKSKSQKQRIGDLPDVQTSNENSPSNYDNMSIDDKRTLLTQICGVISEHTKKLCTRSMRCPQHTDDQRKEIRANIEFSDTTNIPVDGDVYDADNDGQQQIRDSFNRYDNEGSNQTSPVDTSSAGSNTSSNKKRDSKSKGKGKSSKRDILPAD; from the exons atgtctgtaactgaagaaaaaattcaagaatttgataaaaaatttcttgaatttatgaataaacCAGAAAACTTTGATAATACAGTTAATGAAATGTATGATGATCTTCTTGATGAAGTACTAATGGGATTTGTTTTTGAAGTTCATAGAACAATGAAAACTGGTTGTTCTGATGTTGAAGAAGGAATACCAGATAATGAATCATACACAATTGTTG attCACCAGGTCTTGATGTATTTGGACAAcatccaataaaaaaatttcaagaatgTAATTGTCCAAATTGTGATCGTGGTGTTGCTGCATGTAGATTTGCAACTCATTTAGAAAAATGTATGGGAATGGGTCGTAATAGTTCAAGAATAGCATCACGTAGAATAGCAAATAGTACACGtgatacattaaataattttgctggtataagtgatgatgatgatgatgctgattgGAGTTTAAGTAATGATAAAAGAAAACGTAGAAAAGAACGTAAtggtattaaaaaatcaaaatcacaAAAACAAAGAATTGGTGATTTACCAGATGTACAAACAAGTAATGAAAATTCACCatcaaattatgataatatgtCTATTGATGATAAACGTACATTATTAACACAAATATGTGGTGTTATATCTGAacatactaaaaaattatgtacaaGATCAATGCGTTGTCCACAACATACTGATGATCAAAGAAAAGAAATTCGtgcaaatattgaattttcagaTACAACAAATATTCCTGTTGATGGTGATGTATATGATGCTGATAATGATGGACAACAACAAATAAGAGATTCATTTAATCGTTATGATAATGAAGGATCAAATCAAACTAGTCCAGTTGATACATCATCAGCTGGTTCAAATACATCGTCTAATAAAAAACGTGATAGCAAAAGTAAAGGAAAAGGAAAATCAAGTAAACGAGATATTTTACCAgctgattaa
- the LOC122854856 gene encoding BTB/POZ domain-containing protein KCTD3 isoform X2, with the protein MAMMHSLNMGDIIHLNVGGTRFSTSRQTLTWIPDSFFTALLSNRIASRQDETGALFIDRDPKLFSIILNYLRTRDIDLKSTNIKILRHEAEYYSLTPLIKRLVLCEDLVQSSCGDVLFYGSLPPPNIPLQETINTPTCSSDVSVHGRTSSSSLTTTASTTATTSTSTSTLRTESSQIIASTNSQANNNNSSSIQNQKPPLSNHTRNSSLDYRVSQRGLPHSHSRNPSLDLRHVRNSSADMNKMFKNDIGLVFSQQQVSGWVDPLRVQIIKAHHNWIVIGYAHFITCYRLKDSSGWQHVFTSPHIESIIDRIAINAKMGTSADGKMVAISYGSQVRLWSVSEDGIKTNIGTFNLKVRVEYLFFIGSQLVALSQTGKIGVWHAMSQHWQIQDVVSISSFDTAGSFLLLGCNNGSIYYIDMQKFPLRMKDNDLLVTELYKDPNPDPITAISVYLTPKTSLCGNWIEIAYGTKSGSVRVIVQHPETVGHGPQLFQTFTVHQSSVTKVTLSEKYLVSVCSEYNHVRSWAVTRFRGMISTQPGSTPEASFKIVSLESVDSCISYSAGNDFGPFGEQDDEQVFVQKVVPETDQLFVRLASNGKRVCVIQSVDGSVISSFCVHECEGSSRMGSRPRRFIFTGHSNGAIQMWDLTTALDHQAKNFIGGPTPEELWKLLDHCDLSNSHCSTPCISPCPSAISMSCPRLKASNIQFLNQSQNAEQVAGPSQL; encoded by the exons atggcTATGATGCACTCTCTAAACATGGGAGATATTATTCATCTAAATGTTGGAGGAACCAG ATTTTCAACATCTCGTCAAACACTTACATGGATACCAGATTCATTTTTTACAGCATTATTGAGTAATAGAATAGCCAGTCGTCAAGATGAAACTGGtgcattatttattgatagaGATCCCAAgctattttcaataatattaaattatttaagaacacgtgatattgatttaaaaagtactaatattaaaatattaagacATGAAGCTGAATATTACAGTTTAACACCATTAATTAAAAGATTGGTACTATGTGAAGATTTAGTACAATCATCATGTGgtgatgtattattttatggctcattaccaccaccaaatataccactacaagaaacaatAAATACACCAACATGTAGTAGTGATGTATCAGTACATGGTagaacatcatcatcatcattaacaacaacagcatcaacaacagcaacaacatcaacatcaacatcaacactAAGAACAGAATCATCACAAATAATAGCATCAACTAATAGCcaagcaaataataataatagcagctctatacaaaatcaaaaacCACCATTATCAAATCATACAAGAAATTCATCACTTGATTATAGAGTATCACAAAGAGGTTTACCACATTCACATTCACGTAATCCATCATTAGATTTACGTCATGTACGTAATAGCTCAGCTGATatgaataaaatgtttaaaaatgatattggtCTTGTATTTAGTCAACAACAag TTTCAGGATGGGTTGATCCTTTAAgagtacaaataataaaagctcATCATAATTGGATTGTCATTGGTTATGCACATTTTATAACTTGTTATCGTTTAAAAGATTCATCTGGATGGCAACATGTATTTACAAGTCCTCATATTGAATCAATTATTGATAGAATTGCAATAAATGCTAAAATGGGTACAAGTGCTGATGGTAAAATGGTTGCAATATCATATGGTAGCCAAGTACGTCTTTGGAGTGTATCTGAAGATggtattaaaacaaatattggtacatttaatttaaaagtacgtgttgaatatttattttttattggtaGCCAATTAGTTGCATTATCACAAACTGGTAAAATTGGAGTTTGGCATGCAATGTCACAACATTGGCAAATACAAGATGTTGtatcaatttcatcatttgaTACTGCTGgatcatttttattacttgGTTGTAATAATggatcaatttattatatag atatGCAAAAATTTCCACTACGAATGAAAGACAATGATTTGCTTGTAACTGAATTATACAAAGATCCAAATCCTGATCCAATAACTGCAATATCTGTTTATTTAACACCAAAAACGA gtCTCTGTGGAAATTGGATTGAAATAGCATATGGAACAAAGTCTGGAAGTGTTAGAGTTATTGTCCAGCATCCAGAAACTGTAGGTCATGGTCCTCAATTATTCCAAACTTTTACAGTTCATCAAAGTAGTGTAACAAAG GTAACATTGTCAGAAAAATATTTGGTATCAGTATGTTCTGAATATAATCATGTCAGAAGTTGGGCAGTTACACGTTTTCGTGGTATGATATCAACTCAGCCAGGATCAACACCAGAAGCaagttttaaaatagtttCATTGGAATCAGTTGATAGTTGTATCAGTTATTCAGCTGGCAATGATTTTG gTCCATTTGGTGAACAAGATGATGAACAagtttttgtacaaaaagttGTTCCTGAAACTGATCAATTATTTGTTAGACTTGCATCAAATGGTAAACGAGTATGTGTTATTCAATCTGTTGATGGAAGTGTTATTAGTTCTTTTTGTGTACATGAATGTGAAGGATCAAGTAGAATGGGATCAAGACCAAgaagatttatatttactggaCATTCAAATGGAGCTATACAAATGTGGGATCTTACAACAGCTCTTGATCATCaag ctaaaaattttattggtgGACCAACACCTGAAGAATTATGGAAATTATTAGATCATTGTGATTTAAGTAATAGTCATTGTTCAACACCTTGCATAAGTCCATGTCCATCTGCAATTTCAATGAGTTGTCCTCGACTTAAAGCAAGCAATATTCAATTTCTCAATCAATCACAAAATGCAGAACAAGTTGCTGGTCCAAGTCAACtataa